From a single Nostoc sp. MS1 genomic region:
- a CDS encoding CPBP family intramembrane glutamic endopeptidase — translation MVEQQKQEPEIPYLTRTQVLVAMGVTAVLLWAVAKVWLRFGNFLLFEWHWYPRDLGLGLGVGLIITVLSGIAYRLWKPYRRSADYYLELVLKPLAWPDLIWLGLLPGLSEELLFRGVMLPALGLDHFAVIGSSLCFGILHLSGSQQWPYVAWASIVGVILGYSALLSGNLLVPIVAHIMTNLVSSFLWKLRQS, via the coding sequence GTGGTTGAACAACAAAAACAAGAACCAGAGATTCCATACTTGACGCGAACCCAAGTTTTAGTAGCAATGGGTGTAACTGCTGTTTTATTATGGGCAGTTGCTAAGGTGTGGCTGCGTTTTGGTAATTTTTTGTTATTTGAGTGGCATTGGTATCCCAGAGATTTGGGGCTGGGTTTGGGTGTAGGCTTAATAATTACCGTTTTAAGTGGGATAGCTTATCGTTTGTGGAAGCCATACCGCAGAAGTGCCGACTATTATTTAGAATTAGTCCTGAAACCTTTGGCTTGGCCGGATTTAATCTGGTTAGGTTTACTACCAGGATTAAGTGAAGAATTGTTATTTCGCGGTGTGATGTTACCCGCTTTAGGATTAGATCATTTTGCTGTAATTGGCTCTAGTTTATGCTTCGGCATTTTACATTTAAGTGGTTCTCAACAATGGCCTTACGTAGCCTGGGCAAGTATTGTTGGGGTAATACTAGGATACAGTGCCTTGTTGAGTGGTAACTTGCTAGTGCCAATTGTGGCTCATATCATGACAAATTTAGTTTCTAGTTTTTTGTGGAAACTGCGTCAGTCGTAA
- a CDS encoding 2Fe-2S iron-sulfur cluster-binding protein: protein MSKTYTVEILHQGKTHTLQVPEDKTILSVADEQGLELPSSCHAGVCTTCAGKLITGTVDQTDGMGVGPELQKQGYVLLCVAYPRSDIKVETEKEETVYQLQFGK from the coding sequence ATGTCTAAAACATACACTGTTGAAATTCTTCACCAAGGTAAAACCCACACTTTGCAAGTCCCTGAAGATAAAACCATCTTATCAGTTGCCGATGAGCAAGGGCTAGAGTTACCTAGTTCTTGCCATGCTGGCGTTTGTACAACTTGTGCTGGAAAACTTATTACCGGAACTGTTGATCAAACTGATGGTATGGGAGTTGGCCCAGAATTACAAAAACAAGGTTATGTATTACTTTGTGTAGCTTATCCTCGTTCTGATATCAAAGTTGAAACAGAAAAAGAAGAGACTGTTTATCAATTGCAATTCGGTAAGTAA
- a CDS encoding IS5 family transposase produces the protein MYRRAQKQEKAAENFELPFGGKLASDNRWVIMANMIPWSKFEAEYAEIFSARMGAPAKTFRMALGALIIKEKLGISDRETVEQIRENPYLQYFIGMSAYSNESAFDPSMLVHFRERIDIELVNKINQEIVRKMLENKQEVEVRAKKPEVEDSKSKPANRGKLILDASCAPADISYPTDLGLLNQARKQTETIIDTLYKSLLVRNINKPRTYRNKARKDYLAVAKKRKPTVKERRKAIRKQLQYINRNLTHIQQLINLGASLLKLSNSQYKMLLVVAEVYRQQLWLYENQKISIQDRIVSLNQPHIRPIIRGKAGRTVEFGAKFSASYYDGYVFLDHISWDNFNESGDLKSQVEAYKNYTGYYPESVHVDKIYRTRENRAWCQERGIRISGPPLGRPPQNVSPEKKKQAAYDERIRNCIEGKFGQGKRRFSLGRVMAKLPHTSFTAIAITFLVMNLSTLLLRLFCVFFCLFFKTESFFTSSIIETDISLNLKQQKLIFFLD, from the coding sequence ATGTATCGAAGAGCGCAAAAGCAAGAAAAAGCAGCAGAAAACTTTGAACTACCCTTTGGGGGAAAACTAGCGTCAGATAACCGATGGGTAATCATGGCGAACATGATACCTTGGTCAAAATTTGAAGCAGAGTACGCAGAAATATTTTCAGCAAGAATGGGAGCGCCAGCCAAAACATTTAGAATGGCGTTGGGAGCATTAATAATTAAAGAAAAATTAGGAATAAGTGACAGAGAGACAGTAGAACAAATTCGGGAGAACCCGTATCTGCAATACTTTATAGGAATGTCAGCATATAGTAATGAATCTGCATTTGACCCGTCAATGCTAGTTCATTTTAGAGAAAGGATAGATATAGAATTAGTCAATAAAATCAATCAAGAAATAGTCAGGAAGATGTTAGAAAATAAACAGGAGGTAGAAGTAAGAGCAAAAAAGCCAGAGGTCGAGGATTCAAAAAGTAAGCCAGCCAATAGAGGAAAATTAATATTAGATGCTAGTTGTGCGCCAGCAGACATAAGTTATCCGACAGATTTAGGATTATTAAATCAAGCCAGAAAGCAAACAGAAACAATCATAGATACATTATATAAGTCCTTATTAGTAAGAAATATCAACAAACCAAGAACCTACAGAAACAAAGCAAGAAAGGATTATTTAGCAGTAGCCAAGAAAAGAAAACCAACAGTTAAAGAAAGAAGGAAAGCTATCAGAAAGCAACTGCAATATATCAACAGAAATTTAACTCATATTCAGCAGCTAATAAATTTAGGTGCGTCACTATTAAAACTGAGCAACAGTCAATATAAGATGTTGCTAGTAGTAGCAGAAGTTTATCGTCAACAGTTATGGTTATATGAAAATCAAAAAATTAGTATACAAGACCGCATTGTCAGTTTAAACCAACCACACATTCGTCCGATTATCCGAGGTAAAGCCGGGAGAACAGTAGAGTTTGGGGCTAAGTTTTCAGCTAGTTACTATGATGGCTATGTATTTTTAGACCATATTAGTTGGGACAACTTTAACGAATCAGGAGACTTAAAATCACAAGTAGAAGCATACAAAAACTACACCGGATATTATCCTGAATCAGTTCATGTTGATAAGATTTATCGGACGAGGGAGAATCGAGCTTGGTGTCAAGAAAGGGGAATTAGAATTAGTGGCCCACCACTAGGTAGACCCCCCCAAAATGTCAGCCCTGAAAAGAAGAAACAAGCCGCTTATGACGAAAGGATTCGTAATTGTATTGAGGGCAAGTTTGGACAAGGTAAACGAAGATTTAGCCTTGGTAGAGTTATGGCTAAACTTCCTCATACTTCTTTCACCGCTATTGCCATAACTTTTTTAGTTATGAATCTTTCTACTCTGCTATTACGGCTTTTTTGTGTATTTTTTTGCCTATTTTTCAAAACTGAGTCTTTTTTTACTTCTTCTATTATCGAAACTGATATTTCATTAAACCTTAAACAACAAAAACTTATCTTTTTTCTGGACTGA
- the purN gene encoding phosphoribosylglycinamide formyltransferase, with product MTLRPDSTFSLVSPSIDNHRFFPGTPLKLGIMASGSGSNFEAVAQAIDDNQLNAQIQVLIYNNPSAKAASRAANRGIEAVLLNHREYKNREMLDQKIVQTLQEYDVEWVILAGWMRVVTSVLIDAFPNRIINIHPSLLPSFKGIHAVEQALKAGVKITGCTVHLVRLEVDSGPVLMQAAVPILPDDTAETLHARIQVQEHRILPQAITLAAQANLITVGH from the coding sequence ATGACCCTCCGCCCTGATTCTACCTTTAGCCTTGTTTCTCCCAGCATTGATAATCATAGATTTTTCCCAGGTACTCCATTAAAATTAGGAATAATGGCTTCTGGTAGTGGTAGCAATTTTGAAGCAGTTGCCCAAGCTATTGATGATAATCAACTCAATGCCCAAATACAAGTTTTAATTTACAATAATCCCTCAGCTAAAGCAGCAAGTAGAGCAGCAAATAGAGGTATAGAAGCGGTATTGTTAAATCACCGTGAATATAAAAACCGGGAAATGCTTGACCAAAAAATTGTCCAAACCCTACAGGAATATGATGTGGAGTGGGTAATTTTAGCTGGTTGGATGCGTGTAGTAACGTCAGTTTTAATTGATGCTTTTCCCAACAGGATTATTAATATTCATCCTAGTTTATTACCCAGTTTTAAAGGTATTCATGCTGTAGAACAAGCCTTAAAAGCTGGGGTAAAAATTACTGGCTGCACGGTGCATTTGGTGCGTTTGGAAGTGGATAGCGGCCCGGTTTTAATGCAGGCGGCTGTGCCGATATTACCAGATGACACAGCCGAAACCCTCCACGCCAGGATTCAAGTTCAGGAACACCGTATCTTACCACAAGCGATCACATTAGCGGCTCAGGCTAATTTAATTACAGTTGGGCATTAA
- a CDS encoding DUF3326 domain-containing protein has protein sequence MIIRPYTAILIVPTGVGAAIGGYAGDAIPVARLLAQVCDRLITHPNVLNGASLYWNIPNALYVEGYGLDKFAAGCWGLRPVRNNKIGLLLDQSIEPDLKLRHLQAADAARATLGLTITDHVMTDAPLQVELRTAPSGASWGTIGNPDSLLRGAETLINKTGAEAIAVVARFPDDIDQEAAQKYRQGKGVDPIAGAEAVISHLIVKNCRIPCAHSPAFAPEPPYPDLSPRSAAEELGYTFLPSVLVGLSRAPQFILEKELNQSQPEDIWAEQVDAIIMPATACGSSALLSLSQKKCQIITVEENKTQIQVPPQALNIKSVQVKSYLEAVGFIVAHKAGINPLVISQQSIVHSP, from the coding sequence ATGATAATTCGTCCTTACACTGCCATCCTCATAGTACCAACTGGCGTTGGTGCAGCGATTGGGGGGTATGCGGGTGATGCTATACCTGTTGCTAGATTATTAGCACAAGTTTGCGATCGCCTAATTACCCACCCCAACGTTCTCAACGGTGCGAGTTTGTACTGGAATATACCCAACGCCTTGTATGTGGAAGGTTACGGGCTTGACAAATTCGCTGCCGGTTGCTGGGGCTTGCGTCCGGTACGCAATAACAAAATTGGTTTATTGTTAGATCAGTCCATTGAACCAGATTTAAAACTAAGACACCTCCAAGCCGCCGATGCAGCGCGGGCAACTTTAGGCTTAACCATCACAGATCATGTAATGACAGATGCGCCTTTACAGGTGGAATTGCGGACTGCACCATCAGGCGCAAGTTGGGGAACCATTGGCAACCCCGATAGTTTATTACGAGGCGCAGAAACATTAATTAACAAAACAGGAGCAGAGGCGATCGCAGTTGTCGCCCGTTTCCCCGATGATATAGATCAGGAAGCAGCACAAAAATACCGCCAAGGTAAAGGGGTAGATCCTATAGCCGGGGCAGAAGCAGTCATTAGCCATTTGATAGTAAAGAATTGTCGCATACCTTGCGCCCATTCTCCCGCCTTCGCACCAGAACCGCCATATCCTGATTTATCGCCCCGTTCTGCTGCGGAAGAATTAGGTTATACTTTTTTACCAAGCGTACTCGTAGGTTTGAGTCGCGCACCACAATTTATATTAGAAAAAGAGCTAAATCAATCTCAACCGGAAGATATTTGGGCAGAGCAAGTAGATGCTATTATCATGCCAGCAACAGCCTGTGGTAGCAGTGCTTTACTCAGCTTAAGCCAAAAAAAATGTCAAATTATCACCGTTGAGGAAAATAAAACTCAAATCCAAGTCCCACCCCAAGCATTAAATATTAAGTCTGTACAAGTAAAATCTTATTTAGAAGCTGTGGGTTTTATAGTAGCCCACAAAGCAGGAATTAATCCTTTGGTCATTAGTCAACAGTCCATAGTCCATAGTCCATAG